The proteins below come from a single Zea mays cultivar B73 chromosome 8, Zm-B73-REFERENCE-NAM-5.0, whole genome shotgun sequence genomic window:
- the LOC100383776 gene encoding serine/threonine-protein phosphatase BSL1 homolog isoform X2, with the protein MNPLPPPPGPRRVPTLLPVTAAVVSPVLFTNSEFHCAALLLPPSLSLRVRSLGSHAAAGCGGGGVRGLGFSVWRSLGVCEEEEEEEEEEEERMGTAGKGAWVVPAPAYREVEGWEGAGDDAPGFRCAHSLTAVAPTKGHGPRLILFGGATAIETGASSGLPGIRLAGVTNSVHSYDVETRRWTRLHPAGEPPSPRAAHAAAAVGTMVVFQGGIGPAGHSTDDLYVLDLTNDKFKWHRVVVQGAGPGPRYGHCMDLVAQRYLVTVSGNDGKRALSDAWALDTAQKPYRWQKLNPEGDRPSARMYATASTRSDGMLLLCGGRDASGMPLSDAYGLLMHTNGQWEWTLAPGVSPSPRYQHAAVFVGARLHVTGGVLRGGRAIEGEGAIAVLDTAAGVWLDRNGIVTSRTLKSSNEHDASSDLLRRCRHAAASVGSQIYIYGGLRGDILLDDFLVAENAPFQSEITSSMYNVDRVPRGETQNRNNNFHSDSPVHQSTNNSADKKSIDMLIEASTAEAEAVSAVWRAAKEASAASSEDSLSEGIGSESPLSETSPMPEDFDDGGSLEPDVKLHSRAVVVAKEAVGDLGCLVRQLSLDQFENESRRMHPSNNDQSYPGRRTLNRQRSPQGLHKKVISFLLKPRNWRAPADRTFFLDSYEVGELCYAAEQIFMQEPTVLQLKAPIKVFGDLHGQFGDLMRLFDEYGFPSTAGDITYIDYLFLGDYVDRGQHSLETIALLLALKIEYPENVHLIRGNHEAADINALFGFRLECIERMGESDGIWAWTRFNQLFNYLPLAAMIEKKIICMHGGIGRSINTVEQIEKLERPITMDVGSIVLMDLLWSDPTENDSVEGLRPNARGPGLVTFGPDRVTEFCKRNKLQLIIRAHECVMDGFERFAHGQLITLFSATNYCGTANNAGAILVVGRGLVIVPKLIHPLPPPVNSPESSPERGDATWMQELNIQRPPTPTRGRPQAAGDRNSLAYI; encoded by the exons ATGAACCCCCTCCCACCGCCACCAGGGCCCCGCCGCGTTCCCACCCTACTACCTGTCACCGCGGCCGTCGTCTCCCCCGTCCTATTCACGAATTCCGAATTCCACTGCGCTGCGCTTCTGctccccccttctctctccctccgTGTTCGCTCCCTCGGATCCCACGCGGCTGCGGGCTGCGGCGGGGGCGGCGTCCGAGGCTTAGGGTTTAGCGTTTGGAGGAGTTTAGGGGTTTGtgaggaggaagaggaggaggaggaggaggaggaggagcggaTGGGGACAGCGGGGAAGGGCGCGTGGGTGGTGCCGGCGCCGGCGTACAGGGAGGTGGAGGGGTGGGAGGGCGCGGGGGACGACGCGCCGGGCTTCAGGTGCGCCCACTCGCTCACCGCCGTCGCGCCTACCAAGGGCCACGGCCCGCGGCTCATCCTCTTCGGCGGCGCCACCGCCATCGAGACCGGCGCATCTTCGGGCCTCCCCGGCATCA GGCTCGCGGGGGTGACGAACTCGGTGCACTCGTACGACGTGGAGACGCGCAGGTGGACGAG GTTACATCCTGCTGGAGAGCCTCCGTCTCCGAGGGCCGCGCATGCTGCAGCTGCAGTGGGCACCATGGTTGTTTTCCAG GGTGGAATTGGACCAGCAGGGCACTCCACAGACGATCTCTATGTCCTTGACCTCACAAACGACAAGTTTAAATGGCACAG GGTTGTTGTTCAAGGGGCGGGGCCTGGTCCTCGCTATGGTCACTGCATGGATTTGGTAGCTCAACGGTATCTTGTTACTGTCTCAGGAAATGACG GAAAGCGGGCCTTGTCAGATGCTTGGGCATTGGACACAGCACAGAAACCATATAGGTGGCAGAAACTTAACCCTGAAGGTGATAGACCTTCAGCAAGAAT GTATGCTACCGCCAGTACACGCTCTGATGGCATGCTTTTACTTTGTGGTGGAAGGGATGCTTCTGGAATG CCACTGTCTGATGCCTATGGGCTACTAATGCATACAAATGGCCAGTGGGAATGGACTCTAGCCCCAGGGGTATCTCCATCTCCTAGATATCAGCATGCAGCC GTTTTTGTTGGTGCTCGGTTGCATGTTACTGGAGGTGTCCTTAGAGGAGGCAGAGCTATTGAAGGAGAGGGCGCAATAGCAG TCCTGGACACTGCTGCTGGAGTTTGGTTGGATAGAAATGGCATTGTGACCTCTCGTACTTTGAAGTCATCCAATGAACATGATGCTTCTTCGGATCTACTTCGGCGCTGTCGTCATGCTGCTGCCTCAGTTGGTTCTCAGATTTACATTTATGGTGGACTCAGGGGAG ATATCCTCCTCGATGATTTCCTGGTTGCTGAGAATGCACCCTTCCAATCAGAAATCACTTCGTCTATGTACAATGTTGATAGAGTCCCTAGGGGGGAAACTCAAAATAGAAACAATAATTTTCATTCAGATTCACCTGTCCATCAATCTACAAATAACAG TGCGGACAAGAAGTCAATTGACATGTTGATAGAGGCCTCAACTGCGGAAGCTGAAGCTGTCAGCGCTGTATGGCGAGCTGCTAAGGAAGCATCTGCAGCGTCTTCGGAAGACAGTCTTTCGGAGGGAATAGGATCAGAATCCCCATTGAGTGAAACTTCACCAATGCCTGAAGATTTCGATGATGGGGGGTCTCTAGAACCAGATGTGAAACTACATTCTAGAGCA GTTGTGGTTGCTAAAGAAGCAGTAGGAGATTTAGGATGCTTGGTCAGGCAGCTCTCACTGGATCAGTTTGAGAATGAAAGCAGACGGATGCATCCTTCAAACAATGACCAATCTTATCCAGGCCGGAGAACATTAAATAGACAACGATCACCACAAGGTTTGCATAAGAAG GTTATTTCGTTCTTACTTAAGCCAAGAAATTGGAGAGCTCCTGCTGATAGAACATTTTTTCTGGATTCTTACGAAGTTGGCGAGCTATGCTACGCTGCCGAGCAGATTTTTATGCAAGAACCAACTGTTTTACAATTAAAAGCACCAATTAAAGTATTTGGTGATCTTCATGGGCAGTTTGGGGACTTAATGCGCCTTTTTGATGAGTATGGTTTTCCGTCAACTGCTGGTGACATAAC GTATATTGATTATCTCTTCTTGGGAGACTATGTTGACCGAGGTCAGCACAGCTTAGAGACAATAGCTTTGCTTCTTGCTCTTAAA ATCGAGTACCCTGAAAATGTACACTTGATCAGAGGAAATCATGAAGCTGCTGACATCAATGCCCTTTTTGGCTTCCGCCTTGAATGCATTGAGAGAATG GGTGAAAGTGATGGAATATGGGCTTGGACAAGATTCAATCAACTGTTCAATTATCTCCCACTCGCTGCCATGATAGAAAAGAAAATAATCTGCATGCATGGAGGCATAGGAAGGTCAATAAACACAGTGGAGCAAATTGAGAAACTTGAGAGGCCTATCACAATGGATGTTGGTTCCATTGTCCTCATGGACCTGCTATG GTCTGATCCTACAGAAAATGATAGTGTGGAGGGTTTGAGACCTAATGCACGAGGGCCCGGCTTAGTGACATTTGGG CCTGATCGAGTAACAGAATTCTGTAAACGAAACAAATTGCAGTTGATCATAAGAGCCCATGAGTGTGTTATGGATGGGTTTGAGCGTTTCGCTCATGGACAATTGATCACTTTATTTTCAGCAACAAATTACTGTG GTACTGCGAACAACGCAGGGGCCATACTTGTTGTCGGCAGGGGCTTAGTTATCGTGCCAAAGTTAATTCATCCACTTCCACCTCCTGTTAATTCACCTGAGTCCTCCCCCGAACGTGGGGATGCCACATGGATGCAG GAGCTTAACATTCAGCGGCCACCTACTCCAACCAGAGGGCGGCCACAAGCTGCCGGTGATAGGAATTCTCTTGCTTACATATGA
- the LOC100383776 gene encoding serine/threonine-protein phosphatase BSL1 homolog isoform X1 — protein sequence MNPLPPPPGPRRVPTLLPVTAAVVSPVLFTNSEFHCAALLLPPSLSLRVRSLGSHAAAGCGGGGVRGLGFSVWRSLGVCEEEEEEEEEEEERMGTAGKGAWVVPAPAYREVEGWEGAGDDAPGFRCAHSLTAVAPTKGHGPRLILFGGATAIETGASSGLPGIRLAGVTNSVHSYDVETRRWTRLHPAGEPPSPRAAHAAAAVGTMVVFQGGIGPAGHSTDDLYVLDLTNDKFKWHRVVVQGAGPGPRYGHCMDLVAQRYLVTVSGNDGKRALSDAWALDTAQKPYRWQKLNPEGDRPSARMYATASTRSDGMLLLCGGRDASGMPLSDAYGLLMHTNGQWEWTLAPGVSPSPRYQHAAVFVGARLHVTGGVLRGGRAIEGEGAIAVLDTAAGVWLDRNGIVTSRTLKSSNEHDASSDLLRRCRHAAASVGSQIYIYGGLRGDILLDDFLVAENAPFQSEITSSMYNVDRVPRGETQNRNNNFHSDSPVHQSTNNRQEAASGFSADKKSIDMLIEASTAEAEAVSAVWRAAKEASAASSEDSLSEGIGSESPLSETSPMPEDFDDGGSLEPDVKLHSRAVVVAKEAVGDLGCLVRQLSLDQFENESRRMHPSNNDQSYPGRRTLNRQRSPQGLHKKVISFLLKPRNWRAPADRTFFLDSYEVGELCYAAEQIFMQEPTVLQLKAPIKVFGDLHGQFGDLMRLFDEYGFPSTAGDITYIDYLFLGDYVDRGQHSLETIALLLALKIEYPENVHLIRGNHEAADINALFGFRLECIERMGESDGIWAWTRFNQLFNYLPLAAMIEKKIICMHGGIGRSINTVEQIEKLERPITMDVGSIVLMDLLWSDPTENDSVEGLRPNARGPGLVTFGPDRVTEFCKRNKLQLIIRAHECVMDGFERFAHGQLITLFSATNYCGTANNAGAILVVGRGLVIVPKLIHPLPPPVNSPESSPERGDATWMQELNIQRPPTPTRGRPQAAGDRNSLAYI from the exons ATGAACCCCCTCCCACCGCCACCAGGGCCCCGCCGCGTTCCCACCCTACTACCTGTCACCGCGGCCGTCGTCTCCCCCGTCCTATTCACGAATTCCGAATTCCACTGCGCTGCGCTTCTGctccccccttctctctccctccgTGTTCGCTCCCTCGGATCCCACGCGGCTGCGGGCTGCGGCGGGGGCGGCGTCCGAGGCTTAGGGTTTAGCGTTTGGAGGAGTTTAGGGGTTTGtgaggaggaagaggaggaggaggaggaggaggaggagcggaTGGGGACAGCGGGGAAGGGCGCGTGGGTGGTGCCGGCGCCGGCGTACAGGGAGGTGGAGGGGTGGGAGGGCGCGGGGGACGACGCGCCGGGCTTCAGGTGCGCCCACTCGCTCACCGCCGTCGCGCCTACCAAGGGCCACGGCCCGCGGCTCATCCTCTTCGGCGGCGCCACCGCCATCGAGACCGGCGCATCTTCGGGCCTCCCCGGCATCA GGCTCGCGGGGGTGACGAACTCGGTGCACTCGTACGACGTGGAGACGCGCAGGTGGACGAG GTTACATCCTGCTGGAGAGCCTCCGTCTCCGAGGGCCGCGCATGCTGCAGCTGCAGTGGGCACCATGGTTGTTTTCCAG GGTGGAATTGGACCAGCAGGGCACTCCACAGACGATCTCTATGTCCTTGACCTCACAAACGACAAGTTTAAATGGCACAG GGTTGTTGTTCAAGGGGCGGGGCCTGGTCCTCGCTATGGTCACTGCATGGATTTGGTAGCTCAACGGTATCTTGTTACTGTCTCAGGAAATGACG GAAAGCGGGCCTTGTCAGATGCTTGGGCATTGGACACAGCACAGAAACCATATAGGTGGCAGAAACTTAACCCTGAAGGTGATAGACCTTCAGCAAGAAT GTATGCTACCGCCAGTACACGCTCTGATGGCATGCTTTTACTTTGTGGTGGAAGGGATGCTTCTGGAATG CCACTGTCTGATGCCTATGGGCTACTAATGCATACAAATGGCCAGTGGGAATGGACTCTAGCCCCAGGGGTATCTCCATCTCCTAGATATCAGCATGCAGCC GTTTTTGTTGGTGCTCGGTTGCATGTTACTGGAGGTGTCCTTAGAGGAGGCAGAGCTATTGAAGGAGAGGGCGCAATAGCAG TCCTGGACACTGCTGCTGGAGTTTGGTTGGATAGAAATGGCATTGTGACCTCTCGTACTTTGAAGTCATCCAATGAACATGATGCTTCTTCGGATCTACTTCGGCGCTGTCGTCATGCTGCTGCCTCAGTTGGTTCTCAGATTTACATTTATGGTGGACTCAGGGGAG ATATCCTCCTCGATGATTTCCTGGTTGCTGAGAATGCACCCTTCCAATCAGAAATCACTTCGTCTATGTACAATGTTGATAGAGTCCCTAGGGGGGAAACTCAAAATAGAAACAATAATTTTCATTCAGATTCACCTGTCCATCAATCTACAAATAACAGGCAAGAGGCAGCTTCTGGTTTCAG TGCGGACAAGAAGTCAATTGACATGTTGATAGAGGCCTCAACTGCGGAAGCTGAAGCTGTCAGCGCTGTATGGCGAGCTGCTAAGGAAGCATCTGCAGCGTCTTCGGAAGACAGTCTTTCGGAGGGAATAGGATCAGAATCCCCATTGAGTGAAACTTCACCAATGCCTGAAGATTTCGATGATGGGGGGTCTCTAGAACCAGATGTGAAACTACATTCTAGAGCA GTTGTGGTTGCTAAAGAAGCAGTAGGAGATTTAGGATGCTTGGTCAGGCAGCTCTCACTGGATCAGTTTGAGAATGAAAGCAGACGGATGCATCCTTCAAACAATGACCAATCTTATCCAGGCCGGAGAACATTAAATAGACAACGATCACCACAAGGTTTGCATAAGAAG GTTATTTCGTTCTTACTTAAGCCAAGAAATTGGAGAGCTCCTGCTGATAGAACATTTTTTCTGGATTCTTACGAAGTTGGCGAGCTATGCTACGCTGCCGAGCAGATTTTTATGCAAGAACCAACTGTTTTACAATTAAAAGCACCAATTAAAGTATTTGGTGATCTTCATGGGCAGTTTGGGGACTTAATGCGCCTTTTTGATGAGTATGGTTTTCCGTCAACTGCTGGTGACATAAC GTATATTGATTATCTCTTCTTGGGAGACTATGTTGACCGAGGTCAGCACAGCTTAGAGACAATAGCTTTGCTTCTTGCTCTTAAA ATCGAGTACCCTGAAAATGTACACTTGATCAGAGGAAATCATGAAGCTGCTGACATCAATGCCCTTTTTGGCTTCCGCCTTGAATGCATTGAGAGAATG GGTGAAAGTGATGGAATATGGGCTTGGACAAGATTCAATCAACTGTTCAATTATCTCCCACTCGCTGCCATGATAGAAAAGAAAATAATCTGCATGCATGGAGGCATAGGAAGGTCAATAAACACAGTGGAGCAAATTGAGAAACTTGAGAGGCCTATCACAATGGATGTTGGTTCCATTGTCCTCATGGACCTGCTATG GTCTGATCCTACAGAAAATGATAGTGTGGAGGGTTTGAGACCTAATGCACGAGGGCCCGGCTTAGTGACATTTGGG CCTGATCGAGTAACAGAATTCTGTAAACGAAACAAATTGCAGTTGATCATAAGAGCCCATGAGTGTGTTATGGATGGGTTTGAGCGTTTCGCTCATGGACAATTGATCACTTTATTTTCAGCAACAAATTACTGTG GTACTGCGAACAACGCAGGGGCCATACTTGTTGTCGGCAGGGGCTTAGTTATCGTGCCAAAGTTAATTCATCCACTTCCACCTCCTGTTAATTCACCTGAGTCCTCCCCCGAACGTGGGGATGCCACATGGATGCAG GAGCTTAACATTCAGCGGCCACCTACTCCAACCAGAGGGCGGCCACAAGCTGCCGGTGATAGGAATTCTCTTGCTTACATATGA